A window of Streptomyces sp. NBC_01241 genomic DNA:
TTCTCGGCCTCCAGGCGGAGCTGCTCGGCGCGGTGCTCGATCTCGGCGAGGCGCTTCTCGGCCTTGGCCTGACGGGACGCGAGGTCGCGCTCCGACTGGTCGCGGCGCTTGGCCAGGTTGGTCTCGAAGTCCGCAGCGGCCTGGGCGGCCTTGGCGCGGGTCTCCTCGAAGAGGGCGTCCGCCTCCTCACGCTTCTGCGCGGCGTCCTTCTGGGCGTCGGCACGCAGCGTGCCGGCCTCGCCCTTGGCCTTCTCGACGATCCGGACGCCCTCGTCCTCGGCCTTCGCCTTGCGGTCGGCGGCGAACGACTCGGCGTCGTTGCGCACCTGCTGGGCGGCCGACTCGGCGAGCTCACGGTGCTGCTCGGCGGCGCGACGGGCCTCCTCACGCAGGTCCTTCGCCTCCTCCTCGGCCAGGCGGAGAATCTTCTCCACACGGGCGCCGAGACCGGCGTACGACGGCTCCGCGTCGTTCACCTGGGCCTGGGCGTTCTGCGTTTCGAGGTGGAGCTCCTCGATGCGCTTTTCCAGAGACGTGATGCGGCCGAGAGCGCTGTCACGGTCGGCGACGAGCTTGGTAATGCGGTCATCCACCTGACCGCGGTCGTATCCACGTCGCACGAGCTCGAAGCCGAAGGGGGAGGAAGGGTCGCTCATGGGGTTCCTGTCGAATGAGACCGGTGAGGTGTTAGGGGGAATCCTAGGGGTGCGGACGGCGTGTCATCGAGCGGATGCCCTTTTGATCTGGAGAATGACACCCCTTTCGAGTGGCTGACCCACCGTAACTCTTGCCACTCGGAGAGTTGAACGCTCCTGCCGAAGCACGGGAGATGACGGGGCGACTACCCATCGGACGACTTGCCACTCGAACGCGTACCCGCCGAGGCCCCGGCCTTGACGCCGCCGGTGGAAGTGCCGCCCTTGCCGCCGGCGGCCGGTGTCTCGAACGACTCCAGCGCTTCCAATACGTCCTGGACACGGGAGATCTCGGTGTTGATGTCCGCGCGCCGGCGCACCAGCAGATCGAGTTCGCGCTTGCCCTCGTCCACCGTGCGCTTCGCCTCGGTCTCGGCGTCGGCCCGCAGCTTCTCGGCCTCGCGGATCAGCGTGGCCTTCTTCTGCTCGGCCTCCTTCAGCAGCGACTCGGCCCGCTTCACCGCCGCGATCCGGACCTTGCTCGCCTCCGAATTCGCGTCTGCCAGCAGCTCCTTGGCCTTGGCCGCCGCCTCGTCGCGCTGTTCGGTCGCCGCCTTCATCAGGTTGTCGACGCGCTCGCCCGCCGTCCTCATCTGCTCGGACGTCTCCCGCCGGGCCCGGTCGTGCAGCTCCTCGATCTCGCTCTCGAGCCGGGCCCTGAGCTCCTCGGCCCGCTCCCGGATGGCCGTGGCGTCCCGGCGCGCGCCGACCAGCAGCTCGTCCGCGTCCGTACGGGCGCGCTCCACCAGGGAGTTGCCCTCGACGGTCGCCTCCGAGGTGATCCGCACGGCCTCCTTGCGGGCCACGCCGACCATCGTGTCGGCCTGCTCCTCGGCCTCGGTGGCGGCGCGCAGCGCCTCCTCCTGCGCCTTGTTCATCAGCTGGTCCGCCTGCTCGGCGGCATCGGCACGGCGCTTCGCCGCGGCTTCCCGCGCCTCGTCCAGCAGCAGGTCCGCCTCCTCGCGGGCCTGAGTGCGCATCAGCTCGGCCGCCGCCTCCGCCTCGGTGCGCACCCGCTCCGACTCTTCGCGGGTACGGGCCGCGTGCTCCTGTGCCGAACCGACGGTGGCCGCCGCCTCGGCACGCAGCCGCTCCGCCTCGTCCGCGGCCTCGTCCGTCGTCCGGGCCGCCTGCTGCGTCGCCTCGTCGACCAGCCCGTTCGCCCGCTGTGTCGCCTCCTCGACGAGCCGGGTGGCCTGCTGCGTCGACTCCGTACGGACCCGCTCGGCCTCGCTCGTCGCCTCGCCGATCAGCCGGTCGGCCTGGGCCGCGGCGTCGGAACGCATGCGGTTGGCGTCCTCGCGGGCCTCGGCCCGGCTGCGCGTCGCGTCCTGCTCGGCCGAGGCCAGCGAGTCGGAGGCCTCGGTACGCATCCGCTGGCTGTACTCCGCGGTGTCCGCCCGCAGCCGCTCCGACTCCGCGATCGCGTCCGAGACGGTCCGCTCGGCCATCGCCTTCGCGGCCTCGGACTCCTCCCGCGCCTCCCGGCGGATCCGGGTCGCGTCCTCGCCCGCCCGCTCGCGCTCGGCGTGCGCGTCGGCGCGGAGCCGGTCCGCCTCCTCCTGCGCCTCGGACTTCGTCCGCTCCGCGACATGCTCGGCGGTGGAACGCAGCCCGGCGATCTCCGCCTCGGCCTGCTCCTGCAGCCCGCTGACCGAATCCCGTACCTGCTGGGCGGTCTGCTCGGCCGTGGAGACCAGCTCCGTCGCCCGGCTGTCCGCCTCCTCGACCAGGCGGTGCGCCTCGGCCTGCGCCTCCGCGACCCGCTTGCGGGCGGAGGCGAGCAGCTCCTCGCTCTGCTCGCGGGCCCGCTCGCGCTCCTGGTTCGCCTCGGTACGCGCGGCGTCGAGGGTCTCCTCGGCCTCCCGGCGGCGCCGGTTCGCCTCCTCCTGCGCGGCGGCCAGCGCCTCGGCGGCCTCCGTGCCCACCCGCTCCGCGGCGGCAGCGGCCTCGCCGCGCAGCCGGTCGGCGCTCTCCTGCGCCTCGGACTTGAGCCGCTCCGCCTCGGCGGCCGCCTCACCGCGCAGCCGTACGGCGGTGGACTCGCCCTCCGCACGCGACTGCGACGCATCCGCCGCGGCCTCGTCGCGCAGCCGTTCCGCCTCGGTCTCCGCCTGCTCCCGCAGCGCCCGCAACCGCTCGGCGGCCTCCGCGCGCAGCCGCTCGGACTCCTCGTTCGTCTCGCGCCGGATGCGCTCCGCCTCGGCGCGCGCGTCCGTGAGCTCCTGCTCGGCGGTGGTGACCTTGGTCTCGGCCTCGGTGTGCAGCCGGGTCAGCTCCTCGGCTGCCTCCGCCTGCCGGGCCGCGACCGCACGCTCGGTGTCCTCGCGCAGCCCCGCCGCCGCCTCCTCGGCCGCGACGGTGGTGGACCGGGCCTGCTCCTCGGACTCCGTACGCAGCTGCTCGGCCTCGGCACGGGCCCGCTCCAGGGCCTCCTCGGCCTGCTTGCGCAGCGCGCCGGCCCGCTCGGCCGCGTCGCTACGGACCCGCTCGCTCTCCGCGCCCGCGGTGCCGCGCAGCTCCTCGGCGTCCGCCTTCGCCTTGGCGAGCAGCTCCTCGGCGGTCTTCGCGCCCTCCTCGATCTGCTGGACGGCCTCGCGCCGGGCCTCGCCGCGGATCCGCTCGCCCTCGGCGACCGCCTCGGAGCGCAGCTGCTCGGCCTCGCCGCGCAGCCTGCGCGCCTCCTCCTGCAGCTCGACCGTCTTGGCCCGGTACTCCTTGGTGTCGTCCTTGGCCGCGCCCTTGAGCTGATCGGCCTGTTCGGCGGCCTCGCCGCGCAGCCGGTCCGCCTCGGCCTCCGCCTCGCGGCGGATCCGGTCGGCTTCCTCGCTCGCCGCCCTGGTGGTGGACTTCGCGTCCTCGGACGCCTTGGTCAGCACCTCCTCGGCGGCCCTGGCGGCCTTGGCGAGCTGGGCGGCGGCGTCCTCGGCGGCCGCCGTGCGGGCCTGCTCGGACGCCTCGGACTTCAGCCGGTCCGCCTCGGCACGGGCATCGGCGAGGGCCTGCTCGGCCTCCGCCTTGAGGGTCTCGGCGCCCTTGGTGGCCTCGCCGACCAGCCGGGCGATCTCCGACCTGGCCGTACGGGTGCGCTGCTCGTTCTGCGACTCGGCGGCGGCCAGCCGCTTGACGGCGGCCTCCTTCGCCTCCGCGGTGACCTTCTCGGCCTCCAGCCGGGCCTCGCGCAGCTGGGTCTCGGCCTCCTGCATGCGCTGCTCGGCGGCCCGGTTCAGCTCGGTGGTCCGCTGCCGGGTCTGCTGGGTCTCCGCCGTCGTCGACGTCCGCAGCTGCTCGGCGTGGCTGGTGGCCTCCTGCGCCTGGCTGGAGGCGGCGTTCAGCAGCCGCTCGGCGTCCTTGCGGGCACGCAGCAGGATCGCCTCGGCCTCGGCACGGGCCGACTCCGCTTCGGAACCGAGCCGCTGCCGGGTCTCCTCCGCCAGCCGCCCCGCCTCGGCGCGTGCCGCCGTCAGGGACTGCTCGGCCTCGGTACGGGACTCCTCCAGCAGCCGGCGGGCCTGGGACTCCGTCCTGGCGCGGAGCTGCTCGGCCCAGGCGACGTTCTCGTTGACGTGGGACTCGACGGTCTGGCGGCGCTCGGCCAGCTCCTGGTCGAGCTGCTGGCGCCGCTGCACGGCCTCGTTGTGCAGCTCGGCCTGGAGCCGCGCCTGGTGCTCGGCGTGCTCCTGCAGGATGCGCTGCGTCTGCGCACGGGCGTCACGGAGCTCCCGCTCGGCGTCCGTCCGCAGCTGCTCGGCCTGGATCTGGGCATTACGGAGCAACTGCTCGGCCTGGTAGCCGATGTCCGCGCTGTCGTAGGCGGGACGGGTCGCGAGATTGCGCCGAGCCTCGTGCAGCTTGGCGCGCAAGACCTCGACCTGGTAACCGAGGTCCTCGGCGTGCTGGACGGCCTTCTCCCGGTCGGTCTTCAGCCGGTCCATCTCGGCTTCGAACCGCGAGAGATGGTCGTCGTCAGCTCGGTGGCTCTCCTGGCGTTCGTAGCCCCGCACTGCGCGGTCCCATCCTTCCCCGAGCTCTCAACTTCGTTCGAGCAGGGGAGACCCCAACCCTGGTCGCAACTCTCCAACGAGTACCGTTCACCGGTGAACGGTCCCCCGGGGAATGGTGACAGATCAACGGCTGAGGACGCGGCGCGGCCCCGACCCGGCCCCGGCCCGGAACTGCCCACTCTACCGGGCCGGGTATCCGGAGGTCAGTGCTCCGCTGCGGACGTGACCAGTTCGG
This region includes:
- a CDS encoding cellulose-binding protein; this encodes MSDPSSPFGFELVRRGYDRGQVDDRITKLVADRDSALGRITSLEKRIEELHLETQNAQAQVNDAEPSYAGLGARVEKILRLAEEEAKDLREEARRAAEQHRELAESAAQQVRNDAESFAADRKAKAEDEGVRIVEKAKGEAGTLRADAQKDAAQKREEADALFEETRAKAAQAAADFETNLAKRRDQSERDLASRQAKAEKRLAEIEHRAEQLRLEAEKLRTDAERRARQTVETAQRQSEDIVADANAKADRIRSESERELAALTNRRDSINAQLTNVREMLATLTGAAVAAAGTPADDEPVTRGVPAQQTR
- the scy gene encoding polarized growth protein Scy, which encodes MRGYERQESHRADDDHLSRFEAEMDRLKTDREKAVQHAEDLGYQVEVLRAKLHEARRNLATRPAYDSADIGYQAEQLLRNAQIQAEQLRTDAERELRDARAQTQRILQEHAEHQARLQAELHNEAVQRRQQLDQELAERRQTVESHVNENVAWAEQLRARTESQARRLLEESRTEAEQSLTAARAEAGRLAEETRQRLGSEAESARAEAEAILLRARKDAERLLNAASSQAQEATSHAEQLRTSTTAETQQTRQRTTELNRAAEQRMQEAETQLREARLEAEKVTAEAKEAAVKRLAAAESQNEQRTRTARSEIARLVGEATKGAETLKAEAEQALADARAEADRLKSEASEQARTAAAEDAAAQLAKAARAAEEVLTKASEDAKSTTRAASEEADRIRREAEAEADRLRGEAAEQADQLKGAAKDDTKEYRAKTVELQEEARRLRGEAEQLRSEAVAEGERIRGEARREAVQQIEEGAKTAEELLAKAKADAEELRGTAGAESERVRSDAAERAGALRKQAEEALERARAEAEQLRTESEEQARSTTVAAEEAAAGLREDTERAVAARQAEAAEELTRLHTEAETKVTTAEQELTDARAEAERIRRETNEESERLRAEAAERLRALREQAETEAERLRDEAAADASQSRAEGESTAVRLRGEAAAEAERLKSEAQESADRLRGEAAAAAERVGTEAAEALAAAQEEANRRRREAEETLDAARTEANQERERAREQSEELLASARKRVAEAQAEAHRLVEEADSRATELVSTAEQTAQQVRDSVSGLQEQAEAEIAGLRSTAEHVAERTKSEAQEEADRLRADAHAERERAGEDATRIRREAREESEAAKAMAERTVSDAIAESERLRADTAEYSQRMRTEASDSLASAEQDATRSRAEAREDANRMRSDAAAQADRLIGEATSEAERVRTESTQQATRLVEEATQRANGLVDEATQQAARTTDEAADEAERLRAEAAATVGSAQEHAARTREESERVRTEAEAAAELMRTQAREEADLLLDEAREAAAKRRADAAEQADQLMNKAQEEALRAATEAEEQADTMVGVARKEAVRITSEATVEGNSLVERARTDADELLVGARRDATAIRERAEELRARLESEIEELHDRARRETSEQMRTAGERVDNLMKAATEQRDEAAAKAKELLADANSEASKVRIAAVKRAESLLKEAEQKKATLIREAEKLRADAETEAKRTVDEGKRELDLLVRRRADINTEISRVQDVLEALESFETPAAGGKGGTSTGGVKAGASAGTRSSGKSSDG